From a single Syngnathus scovelli strain Florida chromosome 2, RoL_Ssco_1.2, whole genome shotgun sequence genomic region:
- the LOC125989301 gene encoding nuclear factor 7, brain, whose product MDSYSFATDLTCSICLEIFTDPVTLLCGHSFCRTCLTAFLDNEEEHLCPQCRTSVPSVEEVTGLCTNFVLLSLAEKAKQKHNITKGHIPAKDEVAEMCPKHDEKLKLYCVTDGQLICVICRDGERHKGHTFKPIEEAVMLVKNDLVQGLDRISGPIKTLESVCHTQGEKIVAIKNRSCQLLSQIRAQFEEMHQFLRKREEELSNEVKRQENTGKEQMIKNLITINAALSQKKTLQAKVGSVLDIADHSKILKGWAELNVLQKAYQLSANDVSVEETSLSLGPYESHLKFFVWKEMLQVIKPREEKLTLKGEEGLQSNVSVDRRSLLHSSPIETQYPVVPKSDIQIQYPAIRKSSFGDHLYRGKRQKAIKAVAENPTLPLPASRVFPTSCYHGFATSVKKFTSGQHYWEIEVGHIGETSFWEVGIQDHVIKCHGGKLSINCPEGVTPLTLQFIPKRIGIYLDLSSQKLSFYNATDMTHIGTVSTKKSQATSVSAVLKINYVTPNIIPFTVCRY is encoded by the exons ATGGATTCTTACTCTTTTGCAACCGATTTGACCTGTTCAATTTGTCTGGAGATTTTTACCGATCCGGTCACTCTTCTCTGCGGCCACTCTTTCTGCAGAACATGTCTCACGGCTTTTTTGGACAACGAAGAGGAGCACTTGTGTCCGCAATGTCGGACGTCTGTCCCATCTGTGGAAGAGGTGACAGGCTTGTGTACCAATTTCGTCTTGCTCAGCCTTGCTGAaaaggcaaaacaaaaacacaatataACCAAAGGGCATATTCCAGCAAAAGATGAG GTTGCTGAAATGTGCCCGAAACATGATGAGAAGCTCAAACTGTACTGTGTGACCGACGGGCAGCTGATTTGCGTCATATGTCGAGATGGAGAAAGGCATAAAGGACACACATTCAAACCCATCGAAGAAGCAGTGATGTTGGTGAAGAACGACCTGGTGCAGGGATTAGACAGGATTTCTGGACCCATCAAAACTTTGGAGAGCGTGTGCCACACTCAGGGAGAGAAAATAGTTGCAATTAAAAACAGGTCTTGTCAACTGCTGAGCCAAATCAGAGCACAGTTTGAGGAGATGCACCAGTTTTTGCGGAAGAGAGAAGAGGAGCTGAGTAATGAAGTAAAACGACAAGAAAACACTGGTAAGGAGCAAATGATCAAGAACCTGATCACTATCAACGCAGCGCTGTCCCAGaaaaaaacgttgcaggctAAGGTGGGTTCAGTTCTGGACATTGCCGACCATAGTAAAATTTTAAAGGGCTGGGCCGAACTTAATGTTCTTCAAAAGGCATACCAACTGAGCGCGAACGATGTCTCAGTGGAGGAAACCTCTCTTTCCCTGGGACCTTATGAGAGTCACCTGAAGTTCTTTGTTTGGAAAGAGATGCTTCAAGTGATCAAGCCTCGAGAAGAAAAACTCACCCTCAAAGGGGAGGAGGGGCTCCAGTCCAATGTGTCTGTTGACAGACGCAGTCTGCTCCATAGTTCCCCCATTGAAACTCAATATCCAGTTGTCCCAAAAAGCGACATTCAAATTCAATATCCAGCTATCCGAAAAAGCAGCTTCGGTGATCATTTGTATAGGGGCAAGCGTCAAAAGGCTATTAAAGCCGTGGCAGAAAATCCCACTCTTCCATTACCTGCCTCCAGAGTCTTCCCAACTTCTTGCTATCATGGATTTGCCACAAGTGTGAAGAAATTCACTTCAGGGCAGCATTACTGGGAAATAGAGGTTGGCCATATTGGTGAAACTTCCTTTTGGGAAGTGGGGATACAAGATCATGTTATCAAATGTCATGGTGGGAAGCTTTCCATCAATTGTCCAGAGGGAGTAACTCCACTAACTCTCCAATTCATACCAAAAAGGATTGGGATCTATCTCGACCTCTCATCCCAGAAGCTCTCTTTCTACAATGCAACCGACATGACACACATTGGCACAGTCAGCACGAAAAAGTCTCAAGCAACCTCAGTGTCAGCAGTCCTGAAAATAAATTACGTAACGCCAAATATCATCCCTTTTACTGTGTGCCGGTATTGA
- the abcc4 gene encoding ATP-binding cassette sub-family C member 4 gives MENVNKDAKTNPAASANLLSKLIFWWLNPLFRAGYKRKLEEDDLYPVLAEDSSEILGQQLQRHWEHEVREATKELRKPKLSRVIIRCFWRIYSVLGLFTLVEEVIKVIQPVLLGYLIRYFEDYDPLNKAALYETIGYAAGLSISTMGLNLLHHLYFFHVQRVGMKIRVAMCGMIYKKALCLSCSAMGKTTTGQIVNLLSNDVNKFDEVTIFLHFLWVGPLQAATVVGLLWQEIGPSCLAGMVVLMFLMPMQTLFGRLFSKFRSKTAILTDSRIRIMNEVVSGMRIIKMYAWEKPFAALVSDVRRKEIHQIMMSSYLRGLNMASFFCASKIIVFITFTLYVLLGNKISASRVFVTVSLYTAVRLTVTLFFPNAIEKLYESSVSIQRIQEFLLLDEMTKTSTPLPLAEKQDSAIEIQDLMCYWDKSLDAPCLQNVTLSLTGKQLLAVIGPVGAGKSSLLSSILGELPAEKGAMKVKGQLTYAAQQPWVYPGTIRSNILFGKDMDLRLYEKVLKACALKRDLELLPDGDLTLIGDRGATLSGGQKARVNLARAVYQDADIYLLDDPLSAVDAEVGRHLFEQCICGLLKNKPRILVTHQLQYLQGADQIVVLKEGHMVTKGTYTELQQSGLDFTSLLKKEVEEELHQSTSDLTSRNRTLSQNSVRSQTSSVHSVQDGEHLEAEPVHMVAEESRAQGSIGFSIYLKYLRAGASILFVVIVMLLNILAQVAYILQDWWLAYWAEEQGKLDTNSTMEHNVTKVNKELDLGFYLGIYGGLTAATIIFGFVRTILMFNVLVRCTQALHDKMFSAILRTPVRFFDINPIGRVLNRFSKDVGQLDSNMPWTFVDFIQVFLQILGVVAVAVAVIPWILLPVVPLLIVFLFLRRYFLETSRDIKRLESTTRSPVFSHLSSSLQGLWTIRAFRAEDRFQKAFDDHQDMHTAAWFLFLTTSRWFAIRLDAMCAIFVTVTTFGCLLLRDQLDAGSVGLALSYSITLMGMFQWGVRQSAEVENMMTSVERVVEYTELESEAPWETNKRPPPNWPSKGRVTFDGVNFSYSADGPKVLDNLKVTFQPKEKVGIVGRTGAGKSSLVSALFRLAEPQGNIFVDGLLTSELGLHDLRQKMSIIPQDPVLFTGTMRKNLDPFNQHSDEELWNALQEVQLKGVVEELPGKLETVLAESGSNFSVGQRQLVCLARAILRKNRILIIDEATANVDPRTDELIQRTIREKFQECTVLTIAHRLNTIIDSDRILVLDAGRIHAYDEPYTLLLDPSSIFRKMVQQTGKQEAAALLQAAKEAYDGRSRPNLSDGEVYVADKTLVIFETAL, from the exons ATGGAAAATGTCAATAAAGATGCCAAGACGAACCCAGCAGCGTCGGCGAATCTCCTCTCCAAGTTAATTTTCTG GTGGCTCAATCCGCTCTTCCGCGCTGGATACAAACGCAAGCTTGAGGAAGATGACTTATACCCGGTGCTGGCGGAGGACAGCTCAGAGATCCTGGGGCAGCAGTTGCAAAG ACACTGGGAACATGAAGTCCGGGAGGCCACAAAAGAATTGCGGAAGCCAAAACTCTCAAGAGTCATCATTAGGTGTTTTTGGAGGATATATTCAGTGCTGGGATTGTTTACCCTTGTTGAG GAGGTGATAAAGGTGATCCAGCCAGTGCTTCTCGGGTACCTGATCCGCTACTTTGAGGATTACGACCCGCTCAATAAAGCAGCCCTGTATGAGACCATCGGTTATGCTGCTGGGCTGTCAATCTCCACCATGGGCCTGAATCTGCTGCACCACCTCTATTTCTTCCACGTCCAGCGAGTTGGCATGAAAATCAGAGTGGCCATGTGTGGCATGATCTACAAAAAG GCTTTGTGTCTCAGCTGTTCTGCAATGGGAAAGACCACCACAGGTCAGATTGTGAACCTGCTTTCCAATGATGTCAACAAGTTTGATGAA GTGACAATCTTCCTGCACTTCCTGTGGGTGGGACCCCTCCAGGCAGCAACTGTTGTAGGACTCTTGTGGCAGGAGATTGGGCCATCTTGCCTGGCAGGCATGGTGGTCCTCATGTTCCTAATGCCCATGCAGACCCTATTCGGGAGGCTGTTTTCGAAGTTCAG GAGTAAGACGGCAATTCTTACTGACAGCAGGATCCGCATAATGAATGAAGTGGTGTCTGGAATGAGGATCATCAAGATGTATGCCTGGGAAAAACCATTTGCTGCTTTGGTGTCGGATGTCAGAAG GAAGGAGATCCATCAGATCATGATGAGTTCGTATTTGCGTGGCCTCAACATGGCCTCCTTCTTCTGTGCCAGCAAGATCATCGTCTTCATCACCTTCACCCTCTATGTCCTGttggggaacaaaatctcagcCAGCCGAGTATTTGTGACTGTGTCACTGTACACGGCAGTACGCCTCACTGTCACGCTCTTCTTTCCCAACGCCATAGAGAAACTCTATGAGAGCAGTGTCAGCATTCAGAGGATCCAG GAGTTCTTGTTGCTGGATGAGATGACAAAGACGAGTACACCACTGCCGCTTGCCGAGAAGCAAGATTCTGCTATTGAGATCCAGGACCTTATGTGCTACTGGGATAAG AGTCTGGATGCACCATGCCTGCAGAATGTCACACTCAGTCTGACCGGAAAACAGCTGTTGGCTGTTATTGGACCAGTGGGTGCagggaag TCCTCGTTATTGAGCTCAATCTTGGGAGAGCTTCCTGCTGAAAAGGGGGCAatgaaggtcaaaggtcagctaACCTATGCAGCACAACAGCCATGGGTGTATCCTGGCACTATCCGCAGCAACATCTTGTTTGGAAAGGACATGGATCTGCGCCTGTACGAAAAAGTACTCAAGGCTTGTGCTCTAAAGCGG GACCTGGAGCTGCTCCCGGATGGAGACCTGACACTGATTGGGGACCGTGGCGCCACACTCAGTGGGGGGCAGAAGGCTCGTGTCAACCTGGCTAG AGCTGTTTATCAGGATGCTGATATTTACCTTTTGGATGATCCTCTCAGTGCTGTGGACGCTGAAGTTGGAAGGCACCTCTTTGAACA ATGCATCTGTGGCCTGCTGAAGAACAAACCCCGCATCCTGGTCACTCACCAACTACAGTACCTGCAGGGAGCAGACCAGATTGTGGTTCTCAAAGAG GGTCACATGGTGACCAAGGGGACATACACTGAGCTACAGCAATCCGGACTGGATTTCACCTCACTCTTGAagaaggaggtggaggaggaactCCATCAGTCAACCTCAGACCTCACCTCCCGAAACCGGACTTTGTCACAGAACTCAGTGCGGTCTCAAACCTCTTCCGTGCACTCGGTCCAGGATGGAGAACATTTAGAA GCTGAGCCAGTGCATATGGTGGCAGAAGAGAGTCGCGCACAGGGATCCATCGGATTCAGTATCTACTTGAAGTACCTGCGGGCCGGTGCCAGCATTTTGTTTGTGGTCATTGTGATGCTCCTGAACATTTTGGCACAG GTGGCGTACATTCTGCAGGACTGGTGGCTGGCTTACTG GGCTGAGGAGCAAGGAAAACTGGACACCAACAGCACCATGGAGCACAATGTCACCAAAGTTAACAAAGAGCTGGACCTTGGATTCTACTTGGGCATTTATGGAG GTTTAACAGCAGCTACCATCATTTTTGGCTTTGTGAGGACCATCCTGATGTTCAACGTGCTGGTGAGATGTACACAGGCCCTGCATGACAAGATGTTTTCCGCCATCCTTCGCACTCCCGTGCGCTTCTTTGACATCAACCCCATTG GTCGAGTTTTAAACCGGTTTTCGAAGGATGTTGGCCAGCTGGATTCCAATATGCCATGGACCTTTGTTGACTTCATTCAG GTTTTTTTGCAAATCCTCGGGGTGGTTGCAGTGGCGGTGGCTGTGATCCCTTGGATTCTTCTTCCTGTGGTCCCCCTACTCAttgtcttcctcttcctccggcGTTACTTCCTGGAGACCTCCAGAGACATCAAACGTCTCGAGTCCACAA CTCGGAGCCCAGTTTTCTCGCACTTGTCATCCTCCCTGCAGGGCCTGTGGACTATTCGGGCCTTCAGAGCAGAGGACCGCTTCCAAAAGGCTTTTGATGACCATCAGGACATGCACACAG CGGCGTGGTTCCTTTTCCTGACCACGTCTCGCTGGTTTGCCATACGCCTCGATGCCATGTGCGCCATCTTTGTGACAGTCACCACATTTGGCTGCCTGCTGCTCCGAGACC AACTGGACGCCGGCTCTGTGGGTTTAGCTTTGAGCTACTCGATCACCCTGATGGGTATGTTCCAGTGGGGGGTTCGTCAGAGCGCTGAGGTGGAGAACATG ATGACATCAGTGGAGAGGGTGGTGGAATACACCGAACTGGAGAGTGAAGCCCCCTGGGAAACCAACAAGCGACCTCCGCCTAATTGGCCCAGCAAGGGTCGGGTGACCTTTGACGGGGTCAACTTTTCCTACAGTGCTGATGGGCCCAAAGTTTTGGACAACTTGAAAGTGACGTTCCAACCCAAAGAGAAG GTGGGCATCGTGGGTCGGACAGGTGCTGGGAAAAGCTCTCTTGTGTCAGCCCTGTTTCGCCTGGCTGAACCCCAAGGAAACATCTTCGTTGACGGCCTGTTGACTTCTGAGCTGGGCCTCCATGACTTGCGTCAGAAGATGTCCATCATTCCTCAG GACCCGGTGCTGTTCACGGGTACCATGAGAAAGAACCTGGACCCTTTCAACCAGCATTCAGatgaggaactgtggaatgcgctGCAAGAG GTCCAGCTGAAGGGTGTGGTGGAAGAGCTTCCTGGAAAACTAGAAACTGTTCTGGCTGAGTCTGGCTCCAACTTCAGCGTGGGCCAGAGGCAGCTGGTGTGTCTAGCCAGAGCCATTCTGAGGAAGAACCGCATCCTCATCATTGATGAGGCCACTGCCAACGTGGACCCCAG GACAGATGAACTGATCCAGAGAACGATCAGAGAGAAGTTCCAGGAATGCACCGTGCTCACCATCGCTCACCGCCTTAACACCATCATAGACAGCGATCGCATTCTG GTTCTGGATGCAGGGAGAATCCACGCGTACGACGAGCCTTACACTCTTCTTCTAGACCCCTCTTCTATATTTCGTAAAATGGTGCAGCAGACCGGCAAGCAGGAGGCTGCAGCCCTGCTACAGGCAGCTAAAGAG GCTTATGATGGCAGAAGCCGACCCAACCTCAGTGATGGCGAGGTGTACGTAGCAGATAAGACTTTGGTCATCTTTGAGACAGCTCTGTGA
- the cldn10a gene encoding claudin-10a has protein sequence MSTMATEIVAFLLSVSGWILVSSTLPTDYWKVSSVDGTVITTATFWSNLWKTCVTDSTGVSNCKDFPSMLALDAYIQVCRGLMIAAVCLGFFGAVLALLGMKCTKVGGSENIKTRLAVFAGFQYILSGLCCMTACSIYAHRITTDFFDPLFVAQKFELGAALFIGWAGSVLCILGGLIFCLSLSAGSSVRQVDW, from the exons ATGAGCACCATGGCAACGGAGATTGTTGCATTTCTCCTGAGTGTCTCCGGATGGATCCTGGTGTCATCTACACTTCCTACGGACTACTGGAAGGTCTCCTCGGTGGACGGGACGGTCATTACTACAGCGACCTTCTGGTCCAACCTGTGGAAAACATGCGTGACCGACTCCACAGGTGTGTCTAACTGCAAGGACTTTCCCTCCATGCTGGCTCTGGATG CTTACATCCAAGTATGCCGGGGCCTGATGATTGCAGCGGTGTGTCTGGGTTTCTTTGGTGCCGTACTTGCCCTGCTTGGAATGAAGTGCACAAAAGTAGGAGGCTCCGAGAACATCAAAACTCGCCTGGCAGTCTTTGCGGGTTTCCAGTACATCCTCAGCG GCTTGTGCTGCATGACCGCCTGCTCCATATATGCTCACAGGATCACGACCGACTTTTTCGACCCCCTCTTTGTTGCCCAGAA ATTTGAACTGGGAGCGGCGCTCTTCATCGGCTGGGCGGGATCTGTGTTATGCATCTTGGGAGGTTTGATTTTCTGTCTCTCCCTGTCAGCAGGCTCGAGCGTCAGGCAAGTTGACTGGTAA